TGGACTGCTTGCGTTCGATATCCGCCAAGGAAAGCTTGGAGTCAGGAATTTCACCGTTGCTGTTCTCACTCATATTCGTATAAGCCTGCTCGCTACCCTGTGTCTGAGTATTAAGTGTCTGTGTATTAGTCTGGGTATTTCCCAGTGCCTGTGAATTACCCAGTGCCTGTGTACTGCCAAATGTCTGTTCGCTACCCATGGTCACCAACCGTTCATGCATCACCCATAAGTATAAGGGTTCATCAACGAAGACAAACCCCCAATTCCCTGAACTTGGATGCTTCCTCCAGTCGATGCTGCCACTTTTCGAACATATCTGGTGAAAAACGGATGCGTATTATGCACGATTGCGAGTTTTGCGGCAATTTTCAAGTATCAACGCCTATTTTTGGCTTGCTGGGGTCCGTATATCACGGCTTTTGAGCAGTTCTACTTTGAAATGGCCGCAAAACTCGCACTCTCTTCGTGATTTGAGCACATTCGAGCTCAACGCCTGTGCAACACGGTCACCATCGGCTCGGTCAGCCCCGAAAGCACGCCGCCAATCACCCAAGGAATCCAGAATGGCAACGTCATGCTTCCAATCTGCAGCTCGCCATGCCAACCAAACAGTGCAAGCAGCGCAATCACGGTTGCGATGGCCATGATAATGCTGCATATCGAATTAACCACTGCCTTCTGTCGTTTTCTCTCGTGAAGAGTTTCTGCATCATGACCGCTCGTGTCAGTCAGATCGGGCTCATCTTCTTTCGCGTTATATTCGTTGATATTGAGCAGTCCATAAGAGATTCCGTAATAGACGAATCCAAAAACAGCTGCGGCTATGCAAAGCAGCATGATGGATTCCGCAAAGGCATTGTCGTCGAGAACCACGATTGCCACGCCCAGCAGAATCAATGCGATGCCACCTGCAACAGCGAAACCAAGTCTTCTGAGAGCATATGAACGATCAGCGTCAGCATAGAAATCCTCAACATAGGGATGTCTCCTTCTGAAGTCACTATGCGCCAGACCAGCGGGAATGAGCAATGCCAAGCCGAGAGCAATGCCTATGAACATGCTTACCGTCACAAGGAATTCAGAAAACGATGAGCTTGCAATCAGCCATCCGCCATCCTCAACGTCAAACAACCTGCAGGCTGCTACACCGCACAGAATCAGCGCTACTCCAGATGCAATCTTTAAGGCAAACGATCTGCGCTCCTGATCGTATCCGGTAACGTCGGCGGGAAGAGTCTGCGTGTCTCGATCGGGCAGTGCCACGCTGCCTGCGCCCGTCCCAGATTCATGATTGCTGCTCGACTCTTCATGATGGGTACGCTCAGACTGCTGCGAATCTGCAGCTGCCTGACCCGGCCTGTTCACATCGCCAAGAACCAGGTCGTCAAGCGTGCATCCAAAAAGATCGCATATGACCAGCAGCTTATCCATCTCAGGATATGCTTTCTCTGATTCCCATTTGGAAATGGCCTGACGTGAAACGCCCAGCAGCATGGCAAGCTGTTCCTGAGTCATATTGCGTTGTGCACGCAATGACTGCAGGTTGGTTTTAAAACTCATGTCTTCTCCTCACAACGAGAAAAGGGCTATGGTACCTTTTCGTGATGCCTTCTAGCCTCGCAGAGATTCCTCGCCACCGCCACCATCTTCGAGTTGCACCCCGTCATGCAACCAACATTCTCGCGCAACCTGTGGTTGCATACGGTGTAAGACCATATCTCGCAACGCTTTCCAAGCAATGCTCGTCGCTTCGTTCTCCGATGTTTCCCATTCTATGGTCTTTCCTGCGACTAAGATACTGACGATATATCAGGTTTTATGTCGGGCAATGGTTGGGGAATCATGAACAGCACTGAATTGAACATGCACACGGCACTGGAAACACTGCCTAAATCAGAATTGCATCTGCACATCGAAGGCAGTCTGGAGCCAGAGCTCGCGCTTGAATTGGCAGACCGCAACGGAGTCAGCCTGCCCTATGACAGTCTTGCCGACTTGCGTGAGCAGTATCAGTTCACGAATCTGCAGTCGTTTCTCGATCTGTATTACGAATTGATGGGCACATTGAAAACGGCCGACGATTTCCGCGATCTTGCCCTCGCCTATTTCAAGAAGGTCAGCGCGCAAGGCGTAAAGCATGCAGAAATCTTCTTTGACCCGCAAGTGCATGTGTCCAACGGTCTCGATGTCAATATGGTTATGGACGGTCTGCTCGAAGGCATGCACGAAGCCAAGGCACGCTATGGCATCACCAGCGGCTTGATTCTGAGCATCGTTCGTGACATGCCAGTCGACACAGCACAGTCCGTTCTGGACTCGGTCAAGAATCGAGCTGACGACATTCTCGGCATCGGTCTTGACTCCGCAGAGGTCGGCTATCCACCGCATCTGTTCACCAAGCAGTTCGAGGAAGCCACCGCACTTGGCTGGCATCGCGTCGCCCATGCCGGCGAGGAGGGGCCTGCGTCGTACGTGATTGACGCACTCGACAATCTTCATGCGGAACGCATCGACCACGGCATCCACTCGGTCACGGATGCAACGCTGCTGGAACGCCTCGCATCCGAGCGCATTCCCCTCACGACTTGCCCACTTTCAAACAGAAGGCTTCAGGTGGTCGGGAGCCTTGAGAATCTGCCCTTGCACAACATGATGGAGCAAGGTGTGCTGATCAACGTCAATTCCGATGATCCGGCATACTTCGGAGGATATATTGCCGACAATTACCAGGCACTCGAAGGCGTGGGCTTCACACTCTCCGAATTGTCGAATATGGCCGAGAATTCAATCACCGCATCATTCATTAGCGATGTGGAGCGCGATGCGCTGCTGCAGCAGCTCGTCTCTTGGAAATCACGCTTCGCGAGTCTGCTCACGGCATAGCGGTGTAACTGTTGAGCGGTGATGCCGCTTCGCAGCATAGGAGATTATTGGCTTAGCATAACAAATGACCGGAGGTCTCTGCTGCTTGGATTTTCCCGACTTTGCCATAGTTTTTCTGCTGACTTACAAGAAACGCTCAGACTGATGCCCTTACCTGAAATCAGCACATATCGGCATGCTGCACCGCTGCGTGTGATAATCGATTGCAAGTACGGTGCAGCAGCGAACCGTCGAAGTTAAGGAGCAACTATGACGCAATTGGTGCATGCGATGCAATCGTGGGTGACGGGCAACGCCAACCGCATCATCTTTCTGCTGATCGTTGTGGTCGCAACTGCAACAATTGCCTACGCAGCTTCCAAGGCGCTGTGGAGGTTGCTTGAGCATTCACAGATCCCCAGCGCCACATTCTTCGTCAACATCGTCATCGGCATCATCTGGATCATTGGAGCGATGATGGTGATGGAACCGGTATTCGGCATCAACCCCACCACCTTGACCACCGCTCTTGGCGTTGGCGGTCTGGCAGTATCGTTCGGCCTGAAAGATACGATTTCGAATATCGTCGGAGGATTCGGCCTGATGCTCGGAAAGGTCGTCCAGCCGGGAGACTTGATTTCCATTGCTGGAATAACCGGCACGGTGAAGGACGTGACCTGGCGTCACACCATTGTGATCGACCGCGCTGGCGAAGAGATGTGGATACCGAATTCATTGCTGAATACATCATCATTGGAGAAGATGACCCCGGCTGGAGAGGCGCTCACCCGCATTCCCTTCGTGACCAAGGGTACGGCAGACCCAGCGGTCGTCGAACAGAAAATTCTCGCCAAGGTATCGCGCGTAACGAACGGCCTGGTATTGCCTGACAAGCCAACGCTAGTCAAGTTCCAAGGCTTCGACGCGACCGGCATCCAAGGTGAAATCTGGGTATTCGCCAAGCAGGAGGTATTACCCTCGACCTTGCAGGATCTCGTCACACGAACGTTGGCCGGTGAGGATTTTCTCGCCGACTGACATGCCGTGCTGATGGCGGAAGATGGCACTCAATCAGCGCAATGAATCGTTCAACTCAATGGCACCGTATCAATCAGTCAACACACCGCCCGCCCATTGCATTATCACATATGATCACTGTTGCTCTGAGCATCATCACCTAGAACACCGTCGATCAGCATCGTGATGAGTTGTGAATAGGGGATGCCCGTAGCCTCCCACGCCTTGGGATACATCGAAATCGAGGTGAATCCGGGCATCGTGTTGATTTCGTTGACCATGATCGAACCGTCAGCCTTGACGAAGGTATCGACTCTGCTCAGACCCATGCCATCAACGGCATCGAAGGACTTGGCTGCAACCTTGCGCACATGGTCAAGAACCTCCTGTGGCAGGCTTGCAGGAACCTCGACATGGGATGCCGATTCATCCATGTATTTGCTGTCGAAATCATAAAAGGCATCATCATCCCCGTGGCTACGGGAGTCAAGCACTACCTCGCCCGGGAAGCTGGTTCGTGTCTGCTCTGAAGGAACGTCACGAAGAACCGCGCATTCGATCTCTCGACCGTCGATGCCCTCTTCGATCAGAACCTTCCAATCGTGCCTGGATGCCTCGAATACGGCAGCGGCCAACTTGTCTTCTACATCCTCACCGTCACTGCGTTCGACCTTGGTGACGCCGAAGCTTGAACCTGCACGAGATGGCTTGATGAAAAGCGGATACTGCAATCCTGACTGTTCAACCTGCGAGAGGATGTCAAGCGCATTGCGTTCAAAAGCGGAGTCCGAATCGAATTCTCGCGTATCCAAGGTCACCCAAGGGGCAACGTCGATCCCGGCCGCCTGCAGCAGGATCTTGGTGAAATGCTTATCCATGCACACCGATGATGCAAGCACACCACATCCGACATAGGGCACCTTCATCATTTCAAAAAGACCCTGAACCGTACCATCCTCACCAAACGGACCGTGCAATACCGGGAACACCGCATCGACATGTCCGAGCGAGCACACCACATTGTGCTTCTCTGGATCGATGCCACTCATGCTCACAAAACTCGTACCATACCCGTTGGCTGGATTCTTCAAATCCTCATGCTCGCCAGCGAAGAATCCGTCACCGCCGAGTGCTGGATCAAGGAGAACTGGCCGGGATTCCTTGGTTATCTCCACGCTTGGGAGTTCCGCAGCGCCCAGCTGCCAACCCTTGGGATCCTCACCATCAACGATCCACTGGCCTTCTCTGGTGATGCCAACCGGTATGACTTCATATCGTTGCGTATCGATTGCGCGTAAAACGCTTGCCGCCGAAATGCACGAAATGGGGTGCTCGTCTGCCATGCCTCCGTACAGCACAACAATGCGTTTCTTCGCCATGTTTCTCCTTCAAACCAAATAATCACAATCCAACAGCGCCACAACACCACAGCACATTCCGCAAGCCATAGCTCAGCTCATACCGCGGCTCACAACGCAACTCACAACGCAAGCAGCTCACAATGCAGCTCGGTTGCTTATATCACCGCTGCGTTGTATCAGATGACTGTGTTGTACCAAATGATTGTGTCGTACCAAGTAATTCTGCAAGCATATCTGCACACGATATGCCATCGTTGAGCACATGACTCACGGCGGTGGCAAGTGGCGTTTCAACGTTGAGCTTCTTGGCCAAGGCAAGCATGGCATCTGTCGTGGGAACGCCCTCGGCAACCCCGTTGCTCAGCTTCGTTGCCTCTTCAACGCTGCGACCTTTGCCAAGGTTATATCCGAAGGCATAGTTACGGCTTAAAGGCGAACCACAGGTGGCGACCATATCGCCCACTCCGGCCAGTCCCGAGAAAGTCGCCGCAACGGCTCCCTGCGCTCGTCCGAGGGCAGACATCTCTGCCAATCCACAGGTCTCAACCGTGGCCACGGTATTTTCTCCATACCCTGCGCCACGGCACATCCCCACCGCGAGCGCGACAACGTTCTTCAACGAACCGCAGAGTTCAAGACCGACGACATCCTGCGAGGTATATGCCTTGAAATAGTTGGTAGTGCAGGCTTGCGCGACCGTCCGCGCGGCATCAAGACTGGCAGAGGCGATAACCGTTGCCGTGGGCTTGCGGTCGGCAACCTCCTTGCTCAAGTTTGGTCCCGAAACAGCCGCAAAGCGCGCCTGTGGAAGTTGCAGGGCTTCGCGCACGACCATGTCCATGCGCTTGCCGGTGTTGCGTTCAATGCCCTTCATCAATGAGACGACGATTGCATCCTGAGGAATGAACGCCTGAAATTCCTGCAAAGCCACGCGAGCGAACTGTGCCGCAATGGCAATGACGATGATCTGCGCGTTCTCAACTGCCGACTTGCGATCGCCTGTGGCGGTCATGGTATCGGGCAAGGTGTCGACTGATGGCAGCCGAGAAGAATTACGGTGGTTGTCTTGGATGTCGGCCACGATGTCAGGCTCCTTTGCCCACATAGTGACTTCATTTCCGGCATCAGCCATAACCCTGCCGAAAGTGGTTCCCCAGGCTCCTGCTCCCAGAACGGTTACTCGCAACATCCTCTCCTCACCTTGAGTGTTCAACGAATCATATGTTCATTCGCTGTTTCTCAGTCCTAAGCCGTGCCCGCAACCGCATACGCGATGTGGGAGCTTAAGGCTTGTACTTCATTCGATGGTATACCTCGCATCGACTTTAGGACGGGGTTTGCGCGACATCGTCGGATAATCCCACAATCCCTCCTTAGGTGGCTCTTCGCCACGAATCTCTTGCATGACGACTTCCATGCGCTCGCGTAGGCGTTCGGATAGTTCGACAATCGCAGCCTTCGGCGGTTCGCTCCCCCAGGAATCCATATCGTTCAAGAGATCGGCATAGTCCAAAGGGCGATCAAATCGCATAACCACATTCTTCCGAGGCCAAGGCCACCAATGGTTGATCGATGCCGCTCCCCAGGTGACTGCCGGGAAAATCGGTATCTGACGGCCCAATCTTCGCGAAGCTTCGAGTGCGATGAACCCTATGCCAGGCTTCAATGTCATCGGCCATTTCAATGGGTCGCGAGTCACGGTACCTTCTGGCCAGATGGTCAGCGGACGGCCGGAGGTGAGAATATCAATGGATTCCTCTTCGATGGCTTTGGCGTTGCCCGTTCTTCGCGGCACTGGCTGCATGCCAACGAGTTGGAACCATTTCCCGATAATCGGCCAATGAGCCATTTCAGCCTTGGCCATATAGCGTGGCCTGCGACCCATGTGGAAAAGCGCCATCATCGGCACGAACACATCGAACTGGGTGGCGTGGGTGGCGGCGGTGATGAATACCCCCTGTTCAGGGATTCTCTCCAAACCCCATGCCTTCACCTTGCAGCTTGCGCGAACGACCAGCGACGCTCCTGCCAGCAGACGGTCTGTAGCCTTGGGATTCTGCGCTTCTATTTCAAGCATGTTCGGCTTGCGCTCGCCCGTGGGATAATACCGGGTCGGATCAACCAGACGATGCTTGTTGGATAAGATGGTGACTTGCGCATCTGAAAGCGCTTTGACAGCCGAACGCGGCGAAGGTTTTCCCTTTGAGACCATGCTTCTATTGTCCATCAGACCATGACAGACTCATGGCGTGGCGACGACGATGAAGCGAAGGTCGAAGCTTATGCCGCTATATTGTCACAGCATTATCACAGTATTGCCGCAGTATTGCCACAGAATCCGTCGCAGTGTTACGTCAGGAAATTCGGGCGCCGAGAGCTGTCAGCTTGTCGCGGAAGTCCTCATATCCACGGTCGATCAAGGAAATTCCGTGCACCGTCGATGGGCCACTCGCTGTGAGAGCCGCAATCAGGTGGCTGAAACCGCCACGAAGGTCAGGAACATCGATATCCTGCCCCTTCAACGGCGTTGGGCCAAAGATGACGGCGGAATGCTCGAAATTGCGCTGACGGAAACGGCATGGCAGCGATCCAAGGCATTCACGGTACAGCTGAATCGTCGCTCCCATGGAAACCAAAGGCTTTGTGAATCCGAAACGGTTCTCATAGACCGTTTCGTGAACGATGCTCAACCCCTTGGCCTGAGTCAGTGCGACCACCAACGGCTGCTGCCAATCGGTCATGAACCCAGGATGCACATCCGTCTCAATGGCGACAGGCTTCAAATCCCCGCCCGGATGCCAGAAACGAATGCCGTTGTCGCGAACGTCGAATTCACCGCCAATTTTGCGGAAGACATTCAGGAATGTCATCATTTCAGGCTGGCTTGCGCCCTCTACAAAGATGTCGCCGTGCGTTGCCAGCGCTGCCGAAGCCCAGCTCGCGGCTTCAATGCGGTCGGGCAGCGAATTATGCGCGAAGCCCTTGAGTTTCTCCACGCCTTCGATGCGAAGCGTGCGGTCAACATCGACCGAAATCTGTGCGCCCATCTTCTGCAGGACGGCGACAAGATCCATGATCTCGGGTTCTGTCGCAGCTCCTGAAAGCTCGGTTTTGCCTTCTGCGAGGACTGCGGCGAGCAAGGTCTGCTCAGTCGCGCCGACAGAGGGATATGGAAGATGAATCTTTGCACCATGCAAGCCGTCCGGCGCAGTGATGTGGATGCCGGCCTCATGTTCCTTATCGACGGTAGCGCCGAGACGACGCAGCGTTTCAAGATGGAAATCAATCGGGCGACTGCCGATGCGGCATCCTCCGAGGGCTGGTATGAAAGCCTCTCCCAGACGGTGAAGCAGCGGACCAGAAAACAGAATGGGAATGCGCGATGAACCTGAGAGCGTATCAACGTCGGCCACGTCTGCAAGCTCGACATGCGAAGCATCGATGGTAACGACACCTTCTCTGGCCTTCACGCTCACATTGACTCCATGAAGTCGCAACAGATCGGAAACGACCTGCACGTCGCGAATTTCAGGCACATTTTTCAGAATCGAAACTCCTGGCGCAAGAAGGGCGGCAACCATCGCCTTGCTGACGAAATTCTTGGCACCCCGAACCTTGATGGTTCCTTCAAGAGGGCTGCCCCCAACAACACGCAACACATCATCTTCCGGCTTGACACTGGTCAACGTCGACTCCTCTTCTATTACTCGTACCTCATAAGTCTGCCACATACGATGTGGTGACCGCGTGAAATGTGCCTGAAGCCAAACGGTATCCTCACCAAGTGCACGCTGCATGCACAACGATGCAGCGCAGAACGATTCAGGTCTAGCTGTTACTGGGATATACGGCGACCTACAGAGATTTAGGGTTTTACAGGGCTTTACAGGGATGCTGCCAAGCCAGGGTTCCACATGGACGCGGTGGCCGCTTGAACGGCATCGGCACCCTGGGAGCGATAGTTGCGGTAATCGTCTGCACTGGCGACGCCACCTACTCCGATGATCGAAAAGTCATATTCGCCGCGCTCGCGTATGGCATCAAGTCTGGAGACCATATCGAGCCCAGAACGAAGAATCGCATGACCACATACCCCGCTGCGCTCCCTCCCCTCGCCTGGAAGAGCCTGTTTGCCGTGGCTGTCCACCAGTCGCGCAGAAATCGTGTTGATTGCCACGATGGCCTGTACGCTGCCGTGCCCAACCGTGACATCAAGCATATGCTGCAAGGTGACATCGTCAGGAATGTAGGCGAGCTTGATCATGAGTGGAATATCGCCGATCTCATTCTTCACCGATTCGCAGATTTCGCCAACCAAATCAGGGTTGTCGCACAGCAAGCTTCCCGGACCTTCGTTGGGGCAGCTCGTGTTCATCTCAACCAGTTTCGCACCGGTTTCCATAACCAGCTTCGCTGCGGTCACATGGTCTCGCACATAATCAGCCGTGCTCATACCGGTAGCGCGCGAACC
This Bifidobacterium sp. WK041_4_12 DNA region includes the following protein-coding sequences:
- a CDS encoding tRNA-dihydrouridine synthase, coding for MLENPCYDVKLTYEENYRRGPFGRFAEVLEQSEAKNPSDEAAQRGEAEQGHAGEQGGQASFLGFTVSKPFGIPAGPLLNSHFTDAAFRLGFDMCTYKTVRTRAWDCNPFPNILAIHPKTSTGFIAADSHETEEGLLADTDYQEPLSISNSFGVPSQDPDVWQPDMQLAMQHAGSRQLLIPSFQGSRATGMSTADYVRDHVTAAKLVMETGAKLVEMNTSCPNEGPGSLLCDNPDLVGEICESVKNEIGDIPLMIKLAYIPDDVTLQHMLDVTVGHGSVQAIVAINTISARLVDSHGKQALPGEGRERSGVCGHAILRSGLDMVSRLDAIRERGEYDFSIIGVGGVASADDYRNYRSQGADAVQAATASMWNPGLAASL
- a CDS encoding helix-turn-helix transcriptional regulator; translated protein: MSFKTNLQSLRAQRNMTQEQLAMLLGVSRQAISKWESEKAYPEMDKLLVICDLFGCTLDDLVLGDVNRPGQAAADSQQSERTHHEESSSNHESGTGAGSVALPDRDTQTLPADVTGYDQERRSFALKIASGVALILCGVAACRLFDVEDGGWLIASSSFSEFLVTVSMFIGIALGLALLIPAGLAHSDFRRRHPYVEDFYADADRSYALRRLGFAVAGGIALILLGVAIVVLDDNAFAESIMLLCIAAAVFGFVYYGISYGLLNINEYNAKEDEPDLTDTSGHDAETLHERKRQKAVVNSICSIIMAIATVIALLALFGWHGELQIGSMTLPFWIPWVIGGVLSGLTEPMVTVLHRR
- a CDS encoding lysophospholipid acyltransferase family protein; the protein is MVSKGKPSPRSAVKALSDAQVTILSNKHRLVDPTRYYPTGERKPNMLEIEAQNPKATDRLLAGASLVVRASCKVKAWGLERIPEQGVFITAATHATQFDVFVPMMALFHMGRRPRYMAKAEMAHWPIIGKWFQLVGMQPVPRRTGNAKAIEEESIDILTSGRPLTIWPEGTVTRDPLKWPMTLKPGIGFIALEASRRLGRQIPIFPAVTWGAASINHWWPWPRKNVVMRFDRPLDYADLLNDMDSWGSEPPKAAIVELSERLRERMEVVMQEIRGEEPPKEGLWDYPTMSRKPRPKVDARYTIE
- a CDS encoding NAD(P)H-dependent glycerol-3-phosphate dehydrogenase, whose amino-acid sequence is MLRVTVLGAGAWGTTFGRVMADAGNEVTMWAKEPDIVADIQDNHRNSSRLPSVDTLPDTMTATGDRKSAVENAQIIVIAIAAQFARVALQEFQAFIPQDAIVVSLMKGIERNTGKRMDMVVREALQLPQARFAAVSGPNLSKEVADRKPTATVIASASLDAARTVAQACTTNYFKAYTSQDVVGLELCGSLKNVVALAVGMCRGAGYGENTVATVETCGLAEMSALGRAQGAVAATFSGLAGVGDMVATCGSPLSRNYAFGYNLGKGRSVEEATKLSNGVAEGVPTTDAMLALAKKLNVETPLATAVSHVLNDGISCADMLAELLGTTQSFGTTQSSDTTQR
- a CDS encoding adenosine deaminase, coding for MNSTELNMHTALETLPKSELHLHIEGSLEPELALELADRNGVSLPYDSLADLREQYQFTNLQSFLDLYYELMGTLKTADDFRDLALAYFKKVSAQGVKHAEIFFDPQVHVSNGLDVNMVMDGLLEGMHEAKARYGITSGLILSIVRDMPVDTAQSVLDSVKNRADDILGIGLDSAEVGYPPHLFTKQFEEATALGWHRVAHAGEEGPASYVIDALDNLHAERIDHGIHSVTDATLLERLASERIPLTTCPLSNRRLQVVGSLENLPLHNMMEQGVLINVNSDDPAYFGGYIADNYQALEGVGFTLSELSNMAENSITASFISDVERDALLQQLVSWKSRFASLLTA
- the murA gene encoding UDP-N-acetylglucosamine 1-carboxyvinyltransferase, with the translated sequence MWQTYEVRVIEEESTLTSVKPEDDVLRVVGGSPLEGTIKVRGAKNFVSKAMVAALLAPGVSILKNVPEIRDVQVVSDLLRLHGVNVSVKAREGVVTIDASHVELADVADVDTLSGSSRIPILFSGPLLHRLGEAFIPALGGCRIGSRPIDFHLETLRRLGATVDKEHEAGIHITAPDGLHGAKIHLPYPSVGATEQTLLAAVLAEGKTELSGAATEPEIMDLVAVLQKMGAQISVDVDRTLRIEGVEKLKGFAHNSLPDRIEAASWASAALATHGDIFVEGASQPEMMTFLNVFRKIGGEFDVRDNGIRFWHPGGDLKPVAIETDVHPGFMTDWQQPLVVALTQAKGLSIVHETVYENRFGFTKPLVSMGATIQLYRECLGSLPCRFRQRNFEHSAVIFGPTPLKGQDIDVPDLRGGFSHLIAALTASGPSTVHGISLIDRGYEDFRDKLTALGARIS
- a CDS encoding D-alanine--D-alanine ligase family protein, encoding MAKKRIVVLYGGMADEHPISCISAASVLRAIDTQRYEVIPVGITREGQWIVDGEDPKGWQLGAAELPSVEITKESRPVLLDPALGGDGFFAGEHEDLKNPANGYGTSFVSMSGIDPEKHNVVCSLGHVDAVFPVLHGPFGEDGTVQGLFEMMKVPYVGCGVLASSVCMDKHFTKILLQAAGIDVAPWVTLDTREFDSDSAFERNALDILSQVEQSGLQYPLFIKPSRAGSSFGVTKVERSDGEDVEDKLAAAVFEASRHDWKVLIEEGIDGREIECAVLRDVPSEQTRTSFPGEVVLDSRSHGDDDAFYDFDSKYMDESASHVEVPASLPQEVLDHVRKVAAKSFDAVDGMGLSRVDTFVKADGSIMVNEINTMPGFTSISMYPKAWEATGIPYSQLITMLIDGVLGDDAQSNSDHM
- a CDS encoding mechanosensitive ion channel family protein — translated: MTQLVHAMQSWVTGNANRIIFLLIVVVATATIAYAASKALWRLLEHSQIPSATFFVNIVIGIIWIIGAMMVMEPVFGINPTTLTTALGVGGLAVSFGLKDTISNIVGGFGLMLGKVVQPGDLISIAGITGTVKDVTWRHTIVIDRAGEEMWIPNSLLNTSSLEKMTPAGEALTRIPFVTKGTADPAVVEQKILAKVSRVTNGLVLPDKPTLVKFQGFDATGIQGEIWVFAKQEVLPSTLQDLVTRTLAGEDFLAD